A stretch of DNA from Trichomycterus rosablanca isolate fTriRos1 chromosome 1, fTriRos1.hap1, whole genome shotgun sequence:
AAAAAAACTGATAATTGTCACAAACATTTGACCACTTTAAAGACTGTTTTTCATTAGTCATGACTTAAAGATGCAAAGATCACAGATGTAATTATATGTTAACAACAGTTTGTTCTTAACAACAGTAGTTTTTTTACATCATAGTTGAGATACAAGTAAGTGTTACAGGGCAGAAATGCAAAGGATAATGAGTTTGTTTTCCACTTCATCAATCTCTTCTGGCATCTTTTCAAGCAACTGGATCACAGCCAGTGTGTAGGTCATCAACCATTGCTGTTACACTGGCTTACTAAATAAACAGCTTTATAACCCATGTGGTGACACATTATAGGATTGTGCCCTTAGCTGTGAATTAGAATGTGACCCTGTTTATCTTTTCTGTGTACCAGGGTCCAATGACTTATTTACTGGCTCTGAAACCCAGAGCTGTAACCCAAACCAACAGCCAGGCTGCTATTTCGAGACGTGTCTATAGATCACGCGCTTACTTGCTGGGTGTGTATCTAAACCAAGCACCGGCCCAGCTCTTATTTCCTTTTAACAGCTAAGCGTGAGATGTGTGTCTGGTGGAAAGTGAAATGTCTGGGTCCCTGCTAAGCTGAAAAGCTCTGGCGCTGGATCAGATTATTCTTGTCCACAGTAAGCATTAGGAGAGAAAGAACTACAGCAGAACTCTCTTAACTGATTGAGCTGTATATTTACCAATAACAGTTCTGCATTTATTCTAAGGAAATATGCCAGTAGGGTTGTTTTTATATtggaataatatttttatatagtagTATGCAGTTTAGGTTGTGGTTTGAGAAAAGGGTAAGGTGATGATGACTTTCAGTATTGGTTTACACTTCATTTCCTGGTCTTGGGGGTGGTTGTGTTGTTCCTTCCTGAATTAAACATATTTCATCTTTTAGTGCATCTTACAGTGGAGTTATAGTGCAGCTTTGATTTTCACTAACCTTAATGCATACAGActatatttaattcatttatccattatgttttgtctgttggAATCAATTAACTATTTCCAGGTGATGCAGACTTTAAGAAACAGGTTAACATGGCTCAGTGCAATAAAACGAAAGATTTTTTACACTGTTTGTTAATACCACTTCTTACTATTAAAAGAATATCATAAACATTTATCAGTTTGTTAGGCTTTATTCCATTATTAACCCAATAAGATAATACCTAATGCTGAGTGATGCACCAAAACAGTCCAGTCAGACAGCTGTTCTAAATAATAAAGTTTTTAGAAATTTAGTAGGTCATTCATGTCTTAGTAGGGACTAAGAACTTCCCACGGTTGAacaataaaatgtttgtttagGACCTCTTTTAGATGCACCACTAAACAAACACATCACATCCTTATAATGTCGCTTCCTGTTGGAGCATTTAGCAAAaggaaacaataacaataacagacttttgtagctTACTAAAGCTTTTTATCTGAGGCCTCTTGTAAAGGCTGCTGCCCTGTTCTGGTGTGATCTGGTGTAGAAGCAGCCTTAATTACTTTCTTTACCTGATCAGCATGAAAAAGTAAGGGGTTGGTTGAAAGAACCTGAAAGAGTTTTGGAGCTACACGAGAGGCAGCATAAACCAAGTGCAGAGTCACTGATTCCTTCATGTAGTTTGCATGACGAGCTACTTGCATAAATAAAGGATTGCATGGTGTTGCTGATTTGAGAAGTTGCTATAGGGATAACGAAGGAAGGATGCAGGGAGGTGTTTCTCCTTGGAGAAGGAGAGAGAGATGTGTTGCTGCTGCAAGAGCTATTTGTGGCCTCACAGTATTGCATCACAGGCATCCGTCACTGTACCACAGTCATAGAAAACAGTGTCTTGGTAAAAGTCAGTACAAACAGTTTAGGTCTTGCTTATCTTATGAAGCAGTGAAGCCTAACTAGCTGGTGGGGGTTTTATTTACGTCAtggtttaattcataaatattCTTTTAGGAAGAAGAAGGTCAGATGTTGATGCTGATAACTTGTCTTTTGATATTGGTGTTTGGTGATGTTATAATTGAACATGTCTGTTTACTAAGCTTCAAGTTGGTGGGTTCTTTCTCTTTAAATAGCTAGTACATAAGCCTTAAGTCCATGATGGCTTAATTCCATTCATGATGCAAGATACAATATAAGTAGAGTAAATGCTGGACATAACACTGTAGTAAGTTTAATCTCATGAGTTACAATGACTACAACAATGACTCTTTTTTTTTCTAGCTCTTCTCTGGTGGGCTCCACACTCCACTGCTCAAGGCAGCAGGCTCCAGGGCCTCTGTGGTGCTCCTGATGCCCCTCACCCACTAACGAAGATCCCGGGTGGGCGAGGGACTGAAAGGGATCTCCCTCTCAGTGTATTACTTCACAAGGTAAGAGCGCACATTGTCCAGCTACTGCCACCAACCGATTGTTTGGCATGCATGAGGTGCACTTAGAAATAATAGTTTGTTTGCACAAGGTTCATATTCTAAAGCTGTAATGGCTAAACCACTATTTGGTAATGTCTTCCATTACCATAGGTAACATGATCAGAAAAAAATCTGACCTAAtgtatataaaattgtccaagaatCAGCTGCACATCTGGAGTGCAGAATGAAGTGGAGTGCAGCCATTCTGTGGAATTCCCGACAGCTTACCTCTCCTCCAATGTAGTAATAGCAGGTGACACAGTCCTGTTATTTACTCATTGAAAATCCACTAATAATAGTTTAATGTTCCTAGCCCTAAGACATTATCCACTTAGCAGACGTACTTAAAGGGTAAATCATTTGTCACCCCAAAGACGTTCATACACATCTACTAGAGGCAAATATAGTGTAAATGGGCCAGAGAACCAAGGTCTAATAGGTGAGGTGGTATTACTCCCATGCAAAGACTTAGCTGATGTCAGGAACACGCAAAATGTGGTGGGTTTTGATGCTTTATAAGGCACAATATTTTCagcagaacatgctagtgttaAAGCTGCACAAGTGTAAATATTTATGCATGGCAATAAATGTTACTGATTCCTGTGCTTACCATGTGACAGGCTTGGGCTAGAATCACAGTGCTCTTGTACACCTGCGactgacacacaaacacctatCTACACATACCCACACTAGCTGTAAAAGGGTATTTTCTGtccaaaacaattaaacaagtttgcTACTGGGTGGGATCTTTCAGCATCATTCAACCACTGAAATCAACACAAATCAAGTATTGATATTGCTTTATACTTTGAATCCATTCATAATTGTATTTAGCACCGCTTTGAGTAAATATTTGTCTAACAAAGCAACTGCTGTCTCCATTTAGGATAACAGGTTGACAGTGACTCGATCAGGGGTGGTCAATGGGTCATCTCCGGTCCTGCATTTCCAGTACCAGCTAAGCGAGCGGCGATTCTCCTGCTGGGACACGGTGCTGGCAGCCAACTGCCTTTATCTGGAGCTTCCCAATGGAGCTCTGCCAGAGGGCAGCAAAGAGGGGTAAGTGCAGTACTACTGCTATTAATTTGAAACCAT
This window harbors:
- the oaz2a gene encoding LOW QUALITY PROTEIN: ornithine decarboxylase antizyme 2a (The sequence of the model RefSeq protein was modified relative to this genomic sequence to represent the inferred CDS: deleted 1 base in 1 codon) → MVNYSVELLLNSYCFGCHSKTAVTCEENMRDTEESSSLVGSTLHCSRQQAPGPLWCSDAPHPLTKIPGGRGTERDLPLSVLLHKDNRLTVTRSGVVNGSSPVLHFQYQLSERRFSCWDTVLAANCLYLELPNGALPEGSKEGLTSLLEFAEESLKVNSVFLCFNKSREDRLSITKTFHYMGFEIVKPDHPLVPARPDLFFMVYSMDNSNSDEE